From Desulfitibacter sp. BRH_c19, a single genomic window includes:
- a CDS encoding ATP synthase: MDIPIVEAYIGEYASGKSENAVNRALWLKNQGRKVTLADLDIVEPFYTLRPIKKKLEEMGIEVMAWESRKTMGLGETGNIIKPELRWVLKRPGDLILDVGYGVEGAKTLNLVHGAYDNPYLKIYAVINVSRPMTSTVPDIVEYIKYLGRVDGIINNTHLGDETDIEVIQNGAKIVNEASQELKIPVIFTSVEKHHQDILGNRDCAGNPVFYIQRFMSETFW; this comes from the coding sequence ATGGATATTCCCATTGTGGAGGCATACATAGGAGAATATGCAAGTGGTAAAAGTGAAAATGCTGTAAATAGAGCACTTTGGCTAAAAAACCAAGGCAGAAAAGTTACATTAGCTGATTTAGATATTGTGGAACCCTTTTATACTTTACGACCTATTAAAAAAAAGCTTGAAGAAATGGGAATAGAGGTTATGGCTTGGGAAAGCCGAAAGACAATGGGTTTAGGTGAGACTGGTAATATTATTAAACCGGAATTGAGATGGGTTCTAAAAAGGCCGGGTGATTTAATATTAGATGTAGGTTACGGTGTGGAAGGTGCAAAAACTTTGAATCTAGTTCATGGCGCTTATGATAACCCATATCTTAAAATATATGCAGTTATTAATGTGTCCAGACCCATGACAAGTACAGTTCCTGATATAGTGGAATATATAAAGTATTTGGGTCGTGTGGATGGCATAATTAATAACACACACTTAGGTGATGAAACTGATATAGAGGTTATCCAAAATGGGGCTAAAATAGTTAATGAAGCATCTCAGGAATTAAAAATACCCGTTATCTTTACATCAGTCGAAAAGCATCATCAAGATATATTGGGAAATAGAGATTGTGCAGGTAATCCTGTATTTTATATACAAAGATTTATGTCTGAAACTTTTTGGTAA